The Balneolaceae bacterium genome segment CTGAAGACCTGCCCCGATACCGGACAGAAGGTCACCCGCATTATTTCCGGCGGCGGGGGTGTGGTCTACAAGGGTGACGGCTGGTACGTGACCGACTACAAGAACAAG includes the following:
- a CDS encoding FmdB family zinc ribbon protein, yielding MPTYEYKREDGTRFEIQQSINDNPLKTCPDTGQKVTRIISGGGGVVYKGDGWYVTDYKNK